In Quercus robur chromosome 10, dhQueRobu3.1, whole genome shotgun sequence, a genomic segment contains:
- the LOC126702749 gene encoding uncharacterized protein LOC126702749, protein MPKDRRVCSTYCLRSRKSPIPLSSKDARQDKSKTFGGQGVDVKEWEEVRCPICMEHPHSAVLLRCSCYEKGCRPYICNTSDRHSNCLSKYCAYFGSSCESRSQRKLVCPLCRGQVSDWVVVEPARQFMNSKARSCSHEACDFSGTYVQLRNHTRKEHPTSRPSEVDPARQQEWIRLERETELNDVISVYLSDLQDSRGESFSPSRIDRFRNFLRQMILYPETSAERRGSDTVIII, encoded by the coding sequence ATGCCAAAGGACAGAAGAGTTTGCTCCACTTACTGTCTTCGTTCTAGGAAATCTCCAATTCCTTTAAGTTCCAAGGATGCCAGGCAAGACAAATCCAAAACCTTTGGAGGACAAGGTGTGGATGTGAAGGAATGGGAAGAAGTTAGGTGCCCCATCTGCATGGAGCATCCTCATAGTGCTGTCCTGTTGCGATGTTCATGTTATGAAAAAGGTTGCCGCCCCTACATTTGCAATACAAGCGACCGCCACTCTAACTGTCTCTCGAAGTATTGCGCATATTTTGGTTCATCATGTGAATCTCGGTCACAAAGAAAGCTTGTATGCCCTCTTTGTCGAGGGCAAGTCAGTGATTGGGTTGTTGTTGAGCCTGCACGCCAGTTCATGAATTCCAAAGCAAGGAGCTGTTCACATGAGGCATGTGATTTTAGTGGGACTTATGTCCAACTCAGGAATCATACTAGGAAAGAGCACCCCACAAGTCGGCCATCAGAGGTTGACCCTGCTCGCCAGCAAGAGTGGATAAGGCTGGAGCGTGAAACGGAATTGAATGATGTTATATCTGTGTACCTATCAGATTTACAGGACAGTAGAGGAGAGAGCTTTTCACCATCACGTATTGACAGGTTTCGGAATTTCTTGCGCCAGATGATTCTCTATCCTGAGACTTCAGCAGAGCGGCGGGGATCAGATACTGTGATAATTATCTAG